In the Phaeobacter gallaeciensis genome, one interval contains:
- a CDS encoding TadE/TadG family type IV pilus assembly protein has product MSVRRRAAKDISKDVLTRQMARMRAFARDDSGAMAAPTIFFFLAMLAVGGIGIDLMRMERDRTVLQYTLDRAVLAAADLDQPLAPEVVVQDYLSKAGMEEYYQPPEVSQGLGYKSVESTINTTFNAHLLKFSGGSDMPMYANSRAEETIGSVEISMVLDISGSMNSNRRLINLKSAAHSFIDQITQNTNTDNLSISIIPYATQVNAGEALLSKYNAGFDDLPASEWNYSHCVNFVYDQYAKTTLDPAERLERTAHFDPFTYSENMIARPVCPTRDGSAILPFTNDPTTLHNYIDGLTAWGNTSIDIGMKWGSALLDPTARPVVNALIDDGEIEAQFLNRPTEYNNGDTLKIIILMSDGENTNQYMMNPSRRSTMSDVWYNAETGRYSVYHSNGTKNYYWPHKNDWYDHPYGNGTHTVCDYYYGNPYNCRDEAEPGTAVQLKYHELFARASLAWNARYNYEFSSSAWADWYNAGTYFHNRVAKDQHTKNICDRTRDKGVMIYTVGFEAPRNGTRVLEDCASSPAHFFDVDGLEISEAFASIATSIRQLRLTQ; this is encoded by the coding sequence ATGAGTGTGCGTCGCAGAGCCGCAAAAGATATCAGTAAGGACGTCCTGACCCGGCAGATGGCCCGGATGCGCGCCTTTGCACGGGATGACAGCGGTGCCATGGCCGCGCCGACCATCTTCTTCTTTCTGGCGATGCTGGCCGTTGGCGGCATCGGCATCGACCTGATGCGGATGGAGCGCGACCGGACGGTTCTGCAGTACACTCTGGACCGCGCGGTGCTGGCGGCTGCCGATCTGGACCAGCCACTGGCCCCCGAAGTGGTGGTGCAGGATTACCTGAGCAAAGCCGGAATGGAAGAATACTATCAACCGCCTGAGGTGTCGCAGGGGCTCGGCTACAAGAGTGTCGAAAGCACAATCAACACGACCTTCAATGCCCACCTGCTGAAGTTCTCTGGTGGCAGTGACATGCCGATGTACGCAAATTCGCGCGCCGAAGAGACCATCGGCAGCGTAGAGATTTCCATGGTGCTGGATATCTCTGGCTCAATGAACTCGAACCGGCGGCTGATCAACCTCAAGTCCGCCGCGCATAGTTTCATCGATCAGATCACCCAGAACACCAATACAGACAACCTGTCGATCTCGATCATTCCCTATGCCACCCAAGTCAACGCGGGCGAAGCGCTTCTGAGCAAGTACAACGCAGGCTTCGATGACCTTCCGGCAAGCGAATGGAACTACTCGCACTGCGTGAACTTCGTCTACGATCAATACGCCAAGACAACGCTGGACCCGGCCGAGCGGCTGGAGCGCACAGCGCATTTCGACCCGTTCACCTATTCTGAGAACATGATCGCCCGCCCGGTCTGCCCGACACGTGACGGATCGGCCATCCTGCCCTTCACCAACGATCCAACCACCCTGCACAATTACATCGACGGGCTGACAGCCTGGGGCAATACCTCGATCGATATCGGCATGAAATGGGGCTCCGCCCTGCTGGACCCGACCGCGCGGCCGGTGGTCAACGCACTGATTGACGATGGCGAGATCGAAGCGCAGTTTTTGAACCGCCCGACCGAGTACAACAACGGCGACACGCTGAAGATCATCATTCTGATGTCCGATGGCGAGAACACCAACCAATACATGATGAACCCTTCGCGCCGCAGCACCATGTCAGATGTCTGGTACAACGCTGAAACTGGGCGCTACTCCGTCTACCACTCCAATGGCACGAAAAATTACTACTGGCCGCACAAGAACGACTGGTACGACCATCCCTACGGCAATGGCACCCACACTGTATGCGATTACTACTACGGCAATCCCTACAACTGCAGAGATGAGGCGGAGCCCGGTACAGCCGTGCAGCTGAAGTACCATGAGCTGTTCGCGCGGGCCTCGCTCGCATGGAACGCGCGCTACAACTACGAGTTCAGTTCCAGCGCCTGGGCAGACTGGTACAATGCCGGAACGTATTTCCACAATCGCGTAGCCAAAGACCAGCACACCAAGAATATCTGCGACCGCACCCGGGACAAGGGCGTGATGATCTACACCGTTGGCTTCGAAGCACCGCGCAACGGGACTCGCGTGCTGGAAGACTGCGCCAGCTCGCCCGCACATTTCTTTGATGTGGACGGGCTGGAAATCTCCGAGGCCTTTGCCTCGATCGCCACCTCCATCCGCCAGCTGAGGCTGACCCAATGA
- a CDS encoding TadE/TadG family type IV pilus assembly protein: MFKALRHRLKSFCRDSEGSVSVEFALYAPLLLGTFAAFYTFFDAFRQESMNLKAAYTISDLISRETNYINDTYLDSMYAMAGLLIRGDSSLGMRVSVVRWDEADQSYYVDWSKVRGGGYEEWTDATIHLVKDDLPSMPDQERVILVETNNTVEPAFRIGIPTMDINNFVFTRPRFAPQVVFIEDKANGNSHNDNSMGL; encoded by the coding sequence ATGTTCAAAGCCCTGCGTCACCGCCTGAAATCCTTCTGTCGCGACAGCGAAGGCTCGGTCTCGGTTGAATTCGCGCTTTATGCGCCGCTTCTTCTGGGAACCTTTGCGGCCTTTTACACCTTCTTTGATGCCTTCCGGCAGGAAAGCATGAACCTGAAGGCGGCCTACACGATCTCAGACCTGATCTCGCGCGAGACCAATTATATCAACGACACCTATCTGGACAGTATGTACGCCATGGCCGGGCTGCTGATCCGCGGTGACAGCTCGCTTGGAATGCGGGTATCTGTCGTGCGCTGGGATGAAGCAGACCAAAGCTATTACGTGGACTGGTCCAAAGTGCGCGGTGGTGGCTACGAGGAATGGACCGATGCCACCATCCATCTGGTTAAGGACGATCTGCCGTCGATGCCCGATCAGGAGCGCGTGATCCTGGTGGAAACCAACAACACAGTGGAACCGGCCTTCCGCATCGGCATTCCGACGATGGACATCAACAATTTCGTCTTCACCCGCCCGCGTTTTGCGCCGCAGGTCGTCTTTATCGAAGACAAGGCCAACGGCAACAGCCATAACGACAATTCGATGGGCCTCTGA
- a CDS encoding TetR/AcrR family transcriptional regulator → MARTQGSHSDITGPRIQAAALRLFAQHGYAAVSMRQIAAEVGVQAGALYNYTPDKQSLLFSLMQRHMSELMEAWQADPAVEGALGELERFVRFHIRFHMERPDAVFIAYMELRNLSDENFAVIETMRRNYEDALEAVLKQGVEEGVFRIPDTKIATLAVIAMLNGVMTWYRTGGRLSLQEVETIYWDMVRKAVAA, encoded by the coding sequence ATGGCACGTACTCAAGGCTCACACTCCGATATCACCGGCCCGCGCATTCAGGCGGCGGCGCTGCGGCTGTTTGCACAGCATGGCTACGCCGCCGTGTCGATGCGCCAGATCGCGGCAGAGGTCGGGGTGCAGGCCGGGGCGCTATATAACTATACGCCGGACAAACAAAGCCTGCTGTTCAGCCTGATGCAGCGCCACATGAGTGAGTTGATGGAGGCTTGGCAGGCGGATCCAGCGGTGGAGGGCGCGCTGGGGGAGTTGGAACGTTTCGTGCGCTTTCACATTCGCTTCCATATGGAGCGGCCAGATGCGGTCTTCATCGCCTACATGGAGCTGCGCAACCTGTCAGATGAGAACTTCGCCGTCATCGAAACCATGCGCCGCAACTATGAGGACGCGCTAGAGGCGGTGCTGAAGCAAGGCGTGGAGGAGGGGGTGTTCCGGATCCCTGACACCAAGATCGCAACGCTGGCGGTAATCGCGATGCTGAATGGTGTCATGACCTGGTATCGCACCGGCGGCCGCCTGTCGTTGCAGGAGGTCGAGACGATCTACTGGGACATGGTACGCAAGGCCGTCGCGGCCTGA
- a CDS encoding Glu/Leu/Phe/Val family dehydrogenase → MSSQNEPSFRESVDLMFNRAVSIMDLPPGLEEKIRVCNATYTVRFGVRLRGKIHTFTGYRSVHSEHMEPVKGGIRYAMGVNQDEVEALAALMTYKCALVEAPFGGSKGGLCIDPREYEEHELELITRRFAYELAKRDLIHPSQNVPAPDMGTGEREMAWIADQYARMNTTDINSRACVTGKPLNAGGIAGRVEATGRGVQYALREFFRHPEDIAKAGLSGTLDGKRVIVQGLGNVGYHAAKFLSEEDGALITGIIERDGALHREEGLDVEAVRNWIVKHGGISGYPDATHTADGAALLEQDCDILIPAALEGVINMSNAARIKAPLIIEAANGPVTAGADEVLRDKGTVIIPDMYANAGGVTVSYFEWVKNLSHIRFGRMQRRQEEARHQLVVDQMESLSEALGKTWSPSPDFKQRYLRGADELELVRSGLDDTMRIAYQSMREVWHDRDDVMDLRTAAYLVSIEKVAASYRAKGL, encoded by the coding sequence ATGAGCAGCCAGAACGAACCCAGTTTCCGCGAGAGCGTCGATTTGATGTTCAACCGGGCGGTCTCCATCATGGACCTGCCGCCGGGGCTTGAGGAAAAGATCCGGGTTTGCAACGCGACCTACACGGTGCGGTTTGGCGTGCGCCTGCGCGGCAAAATCCATACCTTCACCGGCTATCGCTCGGTGCATTCCGAACATATGGAGCCGGTCAAGGGCGGTATCCGCTATGCCATGGGCGTCAATCAGGACGAGGTCGAGGCGCTGGCGGCGCTGATGACCTATAAGTGCGCCCTGGTCGAAGCGCCCTTTGGTGGCTCCAAGGGCGGTCTGTGCATCGATCCGCGCGAATACGAAGAGCACGAGCTGGAGCTGATCACCCGCCGTTTTGCCTATGAGTTGGCGAAACGCGATCTGATCCACCCCAGCCAGAACGTTCCGGCGCCCGACATGGGCACCGGTGAACGCGAAATGGCCTGGATTGCCGACCAGTATGCGCGCATGAACACCACCGATATCAACTCTCGTGCCTGCGTCACCGGCAAGCCCCTCAATGCTGGCGGGATCGCTGGCCGGGTCGAGGCAACGGGGCGCGGCGTGCAATACGCCCTGCGGGAGTTCTTCCGTCACCCCGAGGATATTGCCAAGGCGGGCCTGTCGGGCACCCTCGATGGCAAGCGCGTCATTGTGCAGGGGCTTGGCAACGTGGGCTATCACGCCGCCAAGTTCCTGAGCGAGGAAGATGGTGCTCTCATTACCGGGATCATCGAACGCGACGGTGCCCTGCACCGCGAAGAGGGGCTGGACGTGGAGGCCGTGCGCAACTGGATCGTCAAACATGGCGGCATCTCCGGGTATCCCGACGCCACCCATACCGCCGATGGTGCCGCGCTTTTGGAGCAGGACTGCGACATCCTGATCCCGGCGGCGCTGGAAGGTGTCATCAACATGTCCAATGCAGCCCGCATCAAGGCGCCGCTGATCATTGAGGCCGCCAATGGCCCGGTCACCGCCGGTGCGGATGAGGTGCTGCGCGACAAGGGTACGGTGATCATTCCCGACATGTACGCCAACGCGGGCGGCGTGACGGTCTCTTACTTTGAATGGGTCAAGAACCTCAGCCACATCCGCTTTGGCCGTATGCAGCGCCGTCAGGAAGAGGCGCGTCACCAACTGGTGGTGGACCAGATGGAGAGCCTGAGCGAGGCGCTGGGCAAGACTTGGTCGCCAAGCCCGGATTTCAAACAGAGGTATCTGCGCGGTGCCGATGAGCTGGAGCTGGTGCGTTCCGGCCTCGATGATACCATGCGTATCGCCTATCAGTCGATGCGCGAGGTCTGGCATGACCGCGACGACGTGATGGACCTGCGCACTGCCGCTTATCTGGTCTCGATCGAAAAAGTCGCAGCCAGCTACCGCGCCAAGGGGCTGTAA
- a CDS encoding pirin family protein: protein MSIRPIVETRNAMPTMEGAGVKLHRAFGFHDPSELDPFLLFDDFRNEHPQDYMRGFPWHPHRGIETITYVLSGTVEHGDSLGNTGTLGAGDVQWMTAGSGILHQEMPKGNINGQMHGFQLWGNLPSSQKMTDPRYQDVEGKEIPEIIDDDGTRVKVIVGEFWGKTGPVDGIAADPQYLDIFVPAGVKKTFKIDTYRRAFAYIFEGQGAFVDASRPQGVLLEKEVAGEELHIRDMSGDRTLVRFGTGEEITVQAGPEGLRFLLISGAPIEEPVAWHGPIVMNTQAELRQAFRDLNNGTFIKPAH, encoded by the coding sequence ATGTCCATCAGACCGATTGTCGAGACCCGCAACGCCATGCCGACCATGGAAGGCGCCGGTGTAAAGCTGCACAGGGCCTTTGGATTTCATGACCCCAGCGAACTGGATCCGTTCCTGCTGTTCGATGACTTCCGCAATGAGCACCCGCAGGACTACATGCGCGGTTTTCCCTGGCACCCCCACCGCGGTATCGAGACCATCACCTATGTGCTCTCTGGCACCGTGGAGCACGGCGACTCGCTTGGTAACACCGGCACGCTGGGCGCTGGTGACGTGCAATGGATGACAGCGGGATCCGGTATCCTGCACCAGGAGATGCCCAAGGGAAACATCAACGGCCAGATGCACGGTTTTCAGCTGTGGGGCAACCTGCCCTCCAGCCAGAAGATGACCGATCCGCGCTATCAGGATGTCGAAGGCAAGGAGATCCCCGAGATCATCGACGATGACGGCACCCGCGTCAAAGTCATCGTCGGCGAATTCTGGGGCAAGACCGGCCCGGTGGATGGCATCGCCGCAGACCCGCAGTATCTCGATATCTTTGTCCCCGCCGGGGTCAAGAAGACCTTCAAGATCGACACCTACCGCCGCGCCTTTGCCTATATCTTCGAAGGTCAAGGCGCCTTTGTGGATGCATCCCGCCCACAGGGTGTTCTGCTGGAAAAAGAAGTGGCAGGCGAAGAGCTGCACATTCGCGACATGTCCGGCGACCGCACGCTGGTGCGTTTTGGCACTGGCGAAGAGATCACCGTTCAGGCCGGTCCCGAAGGGCTGCGCTTCCTGCTTATTTCCGGCGCGCCGATCGAAGAGCCGGTGGCGTGGCATGGCCCGATCGTGATGAATACCCAAGCCGAGCTGCGTCAGGCCTTCCGCGATCTGAACAACGGCACCTTCATCAAACCGGCGCACTGA
- a CDS encoding sarcosine oxidase subunit beta family protein, producing the protein MRFSGWRVLKEGLTGNKGWRPHWRDPEPKREYDVIIIGGGGHGLATAYYLAAEHGITNVAVLERGYIGGGNVGRNTTIVRANYYLPGNSEFYSHSLRLWESLEQELNYNAMMSQRGIINLFHNDGQRDAIVRRGNSIVNQGDDAELLDREGVRRMAPFLNFDNNRFPIMGGLLQRRAGTARHDAVAWGFARGADMRGVDLIQNCEVTGIDVENGRVTGVQTARGPIRAKKVAMAAAGRSGQVAAMAGLTLPIESHVLQAFVSEGVKPIIDNVITFAEGHLYISQSDKGGLVFGSYLDFYSSYAARGNLPMVEHTMETCMAMVPAVGKARLLRSWGGIMDMTPDGSPIIDHSPIDGLYLNCGWCYGGFKATPGSGNVYAHLIATDRPHGAATRFKLDRFRTGVGLMDEEGTGAQHNLH; encoded by the coding sequence ATGCGGTTTTCGGGTTGGCGGGTGCTGAAGGAAGGGCTGACCGGCAACAAGGGCTGGCGTCCGCATTGGCGCGATCCCGAGCCCAAGCGCGAATATGATGTGATCATCATCGGCGGCGGTGGCCACGGTCTGGCGACGGCTTACTATCTGGCCGCTGAGCACGGTATTACCAATGTCGCGGTGCTGGAGCGTGGTTATATCGGCGGTGGCAACGTAGGGCGCAACACCACCATCGTGCGCGCCAACTACTACCTTCCGGGCAACTCCGAATTCTACTCTCACTCCCTGCGCCTGTGGGAAAGCCTGGAGCAGGAGCTGAACTATAACGCGATGATGTCGCAGCGCGGGATCATCAACCTGTTTCACAACGACGGCCAGCGCGATGCCATCGTTCGGCGGGGCAACTCCATCGTCAATCAGGGGGACGATGCGGAACTTCTGGACCGCGAAGGCGTGCGCCGCATGGCGCCTTTTCTCAACTTCGACAACAACCGCTTTCCGATCATGGGCGGTCTGCTGCAGCGCCGGGCCGGCACTGCGCGCCACGATGCGGTGGCCTGGGGCTTTGCCCGTGGCGCCGACATGCGCGGGGTCGATCTGATCCAGAACTGCGAAGTCACCGGTATCGACGTTGAAAACGGACGCGTCACGGGGGTGCAGACAGCGCGCGGGCCTATCCGGGCCAAGAAGGTCGCGATGGCTGCCGCCGGGCGCTCCGGTCAGGTGGCGGCAATGGCGGGGCTGACCCTGCCGATCGAAAGCCACGTCTTGCAGGCCTTCGTTTCCGAAGGGGTGAAGCCGATCATCGACAACGTCATCACCTTTGCCGAGGGGCATCTGTATATCAGCCAGTCCGACAAGGGCGGGCTGGTCTTTGGCAGCTATCTTGATTTCTACAGCTCTTATGCGGCGCGGGGGAACCTGCCGATGGTGGAACACACTATGGAAACCTGCATGGCCATGGTGCCTGCGGTGGGCAAGGCACGGCTCTTGCGCAGCTGGGGCGGCATCATGGATATGACGCCGGACGGCTCACCCATCATCGACCATTCGCCCATAGACGGGCTCTATCTCAATTGCGGCTGGTGCTACGGCGGCTTCAAGGCAACGCCGGGCTCCGGCAACGTCTACGCGCATCTTATTGCCACCGACCGCCCGCATGGTGCGGCAACCCGGTTCAAACTGGATCGTTTCCGCACCGGCGTCGGACTCATGGATGAGGAGGGGACCGGTGCTCAGCATAACCTGCATTGA
- a CDS encoding homoserine dehydrogenase, which translates to MTEPLRLGIAGLGTVGVGVVRIIRRQAELLEARTGRPVVITAVSARDATKDRGVSLSSYAWETDPVALAKRDDIDVFVELMGGHEGAAKEATEAALAAGKDVVTANKALLAIHGQALAEQAEAAGRVIRFEAAVAGGIPVIKSLTEGLAGNEITRVMGVMNGTCNYILTRMEHSGLPYETVFKEADDLGYLEADPTLDVGGIDAGHKLALLAAIAFGTKPAFDDVQLEGIQRIAIEDIRHAADMGFRIKLLGVAQTSARGLEQRMAPCLVPANSPLGQLEGGTNMVVIEGDAVDQIVLRGPGAGEGPTASAVLGDICDIARGLRIATFGQPAATLQEAPSAMSGLPAPYYLRMALQDKPGALAKVAAALGDAGVSIDRMRQYGHSETIAPVLIVTHKCTSAMLDDALAGLAATGVVDGAPVALRIEEL; encoded by the coding sequence ATGACAGAGCCGCTTCGCCTTGGGATTGCAGGTTTGGGCACGGTCGGCGTCGGCGTGGTAAGAATCATCCGCCGCCAGGCCGAACTGCTGGAGGCGCGCACAGGCCGCCCTGTTGTGATAACCGCTGTATCAGCCCGTGACGCGACCAAGGATCGCGGCGTTTCGCTGTCCTCCTATGCCTGGGAAACCGATCCCGTGGCGCTGGCAAAACGCGACGATATCGACGTTTTTGTCGAACTGATGGGCGGCCACGAAGGCGCTGCCAAAGAGGCGACGGAGGCGGCGCTGGCCGCTGGCAAGGACGTTGTCACCGCAAACAAGGCGCTGCTGGCGATCCACGGTCAGGCTCTGGCCGAACAGGCCGAGGCCGCAGGCCGCGTGATCCGTTTCGAAGCCGCCGTCGCAGGCGGTATCCCGGTGATCAAATCCCTGACCGAGGGCCTTGCCGGCAACGAAATCACCCGCGTCATGGGCGTGATGAACGGTACCTGCAACTACATCCTGACCCGGATGGAGCATTCCGGCCTGCCTTATGAGACGGTCTTCAAGGAAGCCGACGATCTGGGCTATCTCGAAGCTGACCCGACGCTGGACGTGGGCGGCATCGACGCCGGGCATAAACTCGCCCTGCTGGCCGCGATTGCATTTGGCACCAAACCCGCCTTTGACGATGTGCAGCTGGAAGGCATCCAGCGGATCGCCATCGAAGACATCCGCCACGCCGCCGACATGGGCTTTAGGATCAAGCTTCTGGGCGTCGCGCAGACCTCTGCCCGCGGGCTGGAACAGCGCATGGCGCCTTGCCTGGTGCCCGCGAATTCGCCGCTGGGCCAGCTGGAAGGCGGCACCAACATGGTCGTGATCGAAGGCGATGCCGTCGATCAGATCGTGCTGCGCGGCCCCGGCGCCGGTGAAGGCCCGACCGCCAGCGCCGTGCTCGGCGATATCTGCGATATCGCGCGGGGTCTGCGCATTGCTACCTTTGGTCAGCCCGCCGCCACCCTGCAGGAAGCGCCCTCGGCCATGTCCGGCCTGCCCGCGCCCTATTATCTGCGCATGGCGCTTCAGGACAAACCCGGTGCCCTGGCCAAGGTTGCCGCGGCGCTTGGCGATGCTGGCGTATCTATCGACCGGATGCGCCAGTACGGCCATTCCGAAACAATCGCCCCGGTTCTGATCGTGACCCACAAATGCACCAGCGCCATGCTGGACGATGCCCTTGCCGGTCTGGCAGCCACCGGCGTCGTCGATGGCGCGCCTGTGGCCCTGCGTATCGAAGAACTCTGA
- a CDS encoding TadE/TadG family type IV pilus assembly protein — translation MHTALTRFRRQDDGSATLEFAIIIPAFLMILMSTVELGLVNIRQSQLERALDQTVRELRLSTGEPAQHDAIRDRVCDLSGFIENCATSLRLEMVSQDPFNWTGINPEPDCVSRIEDVQPVRTFTNGQSNELMLIRACMKFRPIFSDWGLGGDLGKDADGRVSLFAASAFVQEPR, via the coding sequence ATGCATACCGCCCTTACGCGTTTCCGCCGTCAGGACGACGGCAGCGCCACGCTGGAATTCGCCATCATCATCCCGGCCTTCCTGATGATCCTGATGTCCACCGTTGAGCTGGGTCTGGTCAATATCCGCCAGTCGCAGCTGGAGCGGGCACTGGATCAGACGGTACGCGAGCTGCGCCTTTCAACGGGCGAACCGGCGCAACATGACGCAATCCGCGACCGTGTATGCGACCTGTCAGGTTTCATCGAGAATTGTGCCACCTCCCTGCGTCTGGAGATGGTCAGCCAGGATCCCTTTAACTGGACCGGCATCAACCCCGAACCCGACTGTGTCAGCCGCATCGAAGACGTGCAGCCAGTGCGCACATTCACAAACGGGCAGTCAAACGAGCTGATGCTGATCCGCGCCTGCATGAAATTCCGTCCGATTTTCTCCGATTGGGGGCTGGGCGGAGATCTGGGCAAGGATGCGGACGGCCGTGTCAGCCTTTTTGCCGCGTCAGCCTTCGTTCAGGAACCGAGGTAA